A stretch of Miscanthus floridulus cultivar M001 chromosome 13, ASM1932011v1, whole genome shotgun sequence DNA encodes these proteins:
- the LOC136499718 gene encoding uncharacterized protein translates to MVADGNLSNANEGGRDDNRITVDEVVNSGEAAVIGGQEGGETGGLVEDGKSIKIGVQDGESQDTHPPSDGDKTRMVVDENLSNADEGGEDDNWITVDEVVNSSEASMFGGQEGGETGGGAEDGNKFTDEEAPPVHTSPVKDTDDILNTMYESGLVDSPNSGRDCTNAKDCGVAGQGDEAGKGHGEADDVGNHEEEGGDEKCDSDNEKNRYKRGDEITATINEDDVDRGNEDNTGDGIPSPTLVENAEHENETRLDDDVGNESDVYLSESDVENELCFNQKGRPPGPAKKTVAEKKKTSNHKRTGLRSKDKDKEPTEEQKFADNRKIRLPRSKKNDKGPLDNMIRSRLGDRLCRIRGEFISPFKMKYKTPLTPLGKAEALRDNIKKSKSLRCRVLIKYTMDFLGKDILSSLYDGNEVELNKDNLHGD, encoded by the exons ATGGTTGCGGATGGAAACTTATCTAATGCTAATGAAGGTGGTCGAGATGATAACCGGATTACTGTGGATGAAGTTGTAAATTCTGGTGAAGCTGCTGTGATTGGCGGTCAAGAAGGTGGAGAAACAGGTGGACTGGTTGAAGATGGTAAAAGCATTAAGATAGGAGTGCAAGATGGGGAATCTCAAGATACTCATCCTCCAA GTGATGGAGACAAAACTAGAATGGTTGTGGATGAAAACTTATCTAATGCTGATGAAGGTGGTGAAGATGATAACTGGATTACTGTGGATGAAGTTGTTAATTCTAGTGAAGCTTCTATGTTTGGAGGTCAAGAAGGTGGAGAAACAGGTGGAGGGGCTGAAGATGGTAACAAATTTACTGATGAGGAAG CTCCTCCTGTTCATACTAGTCCAGTTAAAGACACGGATGATATATTAAATACGATGTATGAGTCCGGTCTTGTCGATTCTCCAAACAGTGGTCGG GATTGTACAAATGCTAAAGATTGTGGTGTAGCTGGTCAAGGTGATGAGGCTGGTAAAGGTCATGGTGAAGCAGATGATGTAGGTAATCATGAGGAGGAAGGAGGTGATGAGAAatgtgatagtgataatgaaaaGAACAGGTACAAAAGGGGTGATGAGATTACTGCAACTATAAATGAGGATGATGTGGATAGAGGAAATGAGGATAACACTGGAGATGGAATACCTTCTCCAACTTTAGTAGAAAATGCTGAGCATGAG AATGAAACACGGCTTGATGATGATGTAGGCAATGAATCTGATGTGTATCTTAGTGAATCCGACGTTGAAAATGAG ttaTGTTTCAATCAGAAAGGTCGTCCACCTGGTCCTGCAAAGAAAACTGTTGCAGAGAAAAAGAAGACGTCAAATCACAA GAGGACGGGTTTACGTTCCAAGGACAAGGACAAGGAACCTACAGAGGAACAAAAGTTTGCTGATAACCGGAAGATTCGTTTGCCACGTTCTAAGAAGAATGACAAGGGTCCC TTGGATAACATGATCCGTAGCAGACTGGGGGACAGGCTATGTAGAATTCGTGGGGAGTTTATTTCTCCTTTCAAAATGAAGTATAAGACTCCCCTAACTCCCTTGGGTAAAGCTGAAGCATTGAGGGACAATATCAAGAAGAGTAAAAGCCTTAGATG TAGAGTTCTCATCAAGTATACGATGGATTTTCTTGGCAAAGATATTCTTTCAAGTCTCTATGATGGGAATGAG GTTGAGTTGAATAAAGACAATCTCCATGGTGATTGA